The Tenacibaculum sp. MAR_2010_89 genome has a window encoding:
- a CDS encoding transglutaminase domain-containing protein, translating into MRKLFLYLILLISFNVTSQNFKEINEKLKKYPKQITAKRLAKKVAKDFSSKEGQAKAVFYWVSNNIKYNLSAYQNQSQKRIGFSYKNEEDRLQKIQAIKDSIVAKTLKTNKGVCEGYAQTLAKVFSYLGFENEVIKGYVRNSIYDIGEKLNVPNHAWNVVKINNKWVLMDATWASGAVINGRWQPNFNEYFFNFPKKHYLKTHYPKDKKWLFGMKLSKKEFYDQPIYSSDFLKTNLELLGPLKGIIKTKNTVLLKVKNLSSFQTVLCGLSSYRFAKKPSLIYKNDVGYIKITPTKNCNKLFLVVDGKIYIEYKLI; encoded by the coding sequence ATGCGCAAACTTTTTTTATATTTAATTTTATTGATTTCTTTTAATGTTACATCTCAAAACTTTAAAGAAATTAATGAGAAGCTAAAAAAATACCCTAAACAAATAACAGCTAAACGTCTTGCTAAAAAAGTAGCAAAAGATTTTTCTTCTAAAGAAGGTCAAGCTAAGGCTGTGTTTTATTGGGTATCTAACAATATAAAATATAACCTGTCTGCTTATCAAAATCAGTCTCAAAAAAGAATTGGTTTTAGTTATAAAAATGAAGAAGACAGATTACAGAAAATACAAGCCATTAAAGATAGTATTGTTGCAAAAACATTAAAAACAAACAAAGGAGTTTGTGAAGGATATGCACAAACTTTAGCCAAGGTTTTTAGTTATTTAGGTTTTGAAAATGAAGTAATAAAGGGGTATGTAAGAAATTCTATTTATGATATAGGAGAAAAATTAAATGTACCAAACCATGCTTGGAATGTTGTTAAAATAAATAATAAATGGGTTCTTATGGATGCTACTTGGGCATCAGGAGCAGTGATAAATGGAAGATGGCAACCAAATTTTAATGAATACTTTTTTAACTTTCCTAAAAAGCATTATTTGAAAACGCATTACCCAAAAGATAAAAAATGGTTGTTTGGAATGAAGCTTTCAAAAAAAGAATTTTATGATCAGCCAATTTATTCCTCTGACTTTTTAAAAACTAATTTAGAGTTATTAGGGCCTTTAAAAGGGATTATTAAAACGAAAAATACTGTACTTTTAAAAGTAAAAAACCTTTCGTCTTTTCAAACTGTTTTGTGTGGATTAAGTAGTTACAGATTTGCAAAAAAACCAAGTCTTATTTATAAAAATGATGTTGGTTATATTAAAATTACACCTACAAAAAATTGTAACAAGTTATTTTTAGTTGTTGACGGTAAAATTTATATAGAGTACAAATTAATTTAG
- a CDS encoding DUF4136 domain-containing protein codes for MNKLKYLFLFLFISCSTSRVVYDYDSKTNFKKYKTFNFFEDAGKGLNELDIKRVTQIITENLNIKGMKISETPDFYVNFFSKERESANRNTIGVGIGGGGNIGFGISGGIPIGRKKINQILTIDFVEATSNELIWQSEINSEINERASPNEKKTHYSQIVKKSFTKYPPKK; via the coding sequence ATGAATAAATTAAAATATCTCTTTCTATTTCTTTTTATAAGTTGTTCTACTAGTAGAGTAGTATATGACTACGATAGCAAAACAAACTTTAAAAAGTACAAAACATTCAATTTTTTTGAAGACGCTGGTAAAGGACTGAATGAATTAGATATAAAAAGAGTTACACAAATAATTACAGAAAACTTAAACATTAAAGGAATGAAAATTTCTGAAACTCCTGATTTTTACGTTAATTTCTTTTCAAAAGAAAGAGAATCTGCTAATAGAAATACTATTGGAGTAGGAATTGGTGGTGGAGGAAATATCGGCTTTGGTATTTCTGGTGGAATACCGATAGGTAGAAAAAAAATAAACCAAATACTTACCATTGATTTTGTTGAGGCAACATCAAATGAGCTAATATGGCAAAGTGAAATAAACAGTGAAATAAATGAAAGAGCTTCACCTAACGAAAAGAAAACACACTATTCTCAAATAGTTAAAAAATCTTTTACAAAATACCCTCCAAAAAAATAG
- a CDS encoding TfoX/Sxy family protein, which yields MAYDTFLSDRISHFFQNENVFFIEKKMFGGLCFMINDKMCVGVIKNEVMARIDPGIYEESLTKTGCNTMNFTGKPMKGFVFLSNEAIDLDENLYYWLQLALDYNPKAKSNKKKL from the coding sequence ATGGCTTACGATACGTTTTTATCTGACAGAATTTCTCATTTTTTTCAAAACGAAAATGTTTTTTTTATAGAAAAGAAAATGTTTGGGGGACTCTGTTTTATGATTAACGATAAAATGTGTGTTGGAGTTATTAAAAATGAAGTCATGGCTCGGATTGATCCAGGTATTTATGAAGAATCCTTAACAAAAACAGGATGTAATACCATGAATTTTACAGGAAAACCAATGAAAGGCTTTGTTTTTTTGTCTAATGAAGCCATTGATTTAGACGAAAACTTATATTATTGGTTACAGTTAGCACTTGATTATAATCCAAAAGCAAAATCGAATAAGAAAAAACTTTAA
- a CDS encoding S8 family serine peptidase — protein MKKNLLSIGIIFMMFSCSTNDSLEIQNQEQKELLSKTEINSVIKKSLETKGDFIWSDQDVHTIWSAIKHGNNLLTIGYGNSKNNYQRSSTSQNIKNQILALVNSIEKTASKGKNEIFADENINVIDLKVTNKETIKVLLNDKRVRYIEPADYSFFSTSSQQRSSSSGGSGCGYNQLTLNSNDYRTVTPGARVPWAFDAHKIPQAWNYSTGSGVTVAIIDSGLSPEQKWMNQYFNDGYSSGRSVQKYGTFVDSWWAWSNNYDGVNDKCGHGTKMAAVATAPRNNDNLPVGVAYNANLVSYRAVENVLINDYHEKRGIAEALTALGNRSDVKVISMSIGSPFSIGRVEDAVKYAYNRGKMILAAGGTSTSFTTWYGVIFPASMNETVAVTGVKEGQYSKCDVCHSGSKIDFTVQMQRRNGTDNKIPVLSYYNGKENYVGGSSVATATTAGIAALVWAKHPGWSRAQVLQKMKESADFYPNKHSEYGYGNIDALKAVQ, from the coding sequence ATGAAAAAAAATCTTTTAAGTATTGGGATAATCTTTATGATGTTCTCTTGCTCTACAAACGATTCATTAGAAATTCAAAATCAAGAACAAAAAGAGTTATTATCAAAAACAGAAATTAATAGTGTTATCAAAAAATCTTTAGAAACTAAAGGAGATTTTATATGGTCAGACCAAGATGTTCATACCATATGGAGTGCTATTAAACATGGAAATAACCTTTTAACTATAGGTTATGGAAACTCAAAAAACAACTATCAAAGAAGTTCAACTTCTCAAAATATAAAAAATCAAATCTTAGCTTTAGTTAATAGTATAGAAAAAACTGCTTCTAAAGGGAAGAATGAGATTTTTGCTGATGAAAACATTAATGTTATTGATCTTAAAGTAACAAACAAAGAAACTATTAAAGTTTTACTAAACGATAAACGAGTTCGATATATAGAACCTGCTGATTATAGTTTTTTTAGTACTTCTAGCCAACAAAGGTCTAGTTCTTCTGGAGGTTCTGGTTGTGGTTATAACCAATTAACCTTAAACTCTAATGATTACCGAACTGTTACGCCAGGAGCAAGAGTACCTTGGGCTTTTGATGCTCATAAAATACCTCAAGCTTGGAATTACAGTACAGGTTCAGGAGTTACCGTAGCTATTATAGATTCAGGGTTATCACCAGAACAAAAATGGATGAATCAATATTTTAATGATGGATATTCTTCAGGTAGATCGGTACAGAAATACGGAACTTTTGTAGATTCATGGTGGGCATGGTCAAACAACTATGATGGTGTTAACGACAAATGTGGACACGGAACTAAAATGGCCGCTGTTGCTACTGCTCCAAGAAACAATGACAACCTTCCTGTTGGTGTTGCTTACAATGCTAATTTAGTTAGCTATAGAGCTGTTGAAAATGTTTTAATAAATGATTATCATGAAAAAAGAGGTATTGCTGAAGCTTTAACTGCTCTAGGTAACAGAAGTGATGTAAAAGTAATTTCAATGTCTATTGGTTCTCCTTTTAGTATTGGTAGAGTTGAAGATGCTGTAAAATATGCATACAATAGAGGTAAAATGATTTTAGCTGCTGGTGGTACATCTACTTCATTTACTACTTGGTATGGAGTAATTTTCCCTGCTAGCATGAATGAAACTGTTGCGGTTACTGGTGTTAAAGAAGGTCAATATAGTAAATGTGATGTATGTCATTCTGGTTCTAAAATAGACTTTACTGTACAAATGCAAAGAAGAAATGGAACTGATAATAAAATACCAGTTTTAAGTTATTATAACGGTAAAGAAAACTATGTTGGGGGATCATCAGTAGCAACTGCTACAACTGCTGGTATTGCTGCTTTAGTGTGGGCAAAACATCCAGGTTGGTCGCGTGCTCAGGTTTTACAAAAAATGAAAGAGTCTGCTGATTTTTACCCTAATAAGCATTCTGAATATGGATACGGAAATATTGATGCTTTAAAAGCTGTTCAATAA
- a CDS encoding M28 family peptidase produces the protein MNKKPIFLLALIFSFISCKQTKNIKRNNTKVTQKKNISIDSSLVRKHLYTLSSDEMEGRKPGTEGMEKTTVYIENEYKKIGLKTFGDLKSYRQNFTHKGIKMSNIIGVLEGKTKKNEFVIVSAHHDHLGVKKSGDGDRIFNGANDDASGVVGVLTLAEYFAKSDTNERSILFVCFTAEEMGLIGSTYFGKGIDPTKFVAGINLELIGKEPKTGPKTAWLTGFDRSNFGKIIQKNLEGTDYKLFPDPYLKFNLFFRSDNASLARLGVPSHTFSTTPIDIDPDYHKVSDEAETLNVGVLTETVKAVAKGTESIINGKDTPTRVVIKE, from the coding sequence ATGAATAAAAAACCAATATTCCTTTTAGCATTAATTTTCTCGTTTATTTCTTGTAAACAAACAAAAAATATTAAACGAAATAACACAAAAGTTACTCAAAAAAAGAATATTTCAATAGATTCTTCATTAGTACGTAAACATTTATATACATTATCCTCTGATGAAATGGAAGGGAGAAAGCCTGGAACAGAAGGGATGGAAAAAACTACTGTATATATTGAAAACGAATATAAAAAAATAGGCTTAAAAACTTTTGGTGACCTTAAAAGTTATCGTCAAAACTTTACTCATAAAGGAATTAAAATGAGTAATATTATTGGTGTATTGGAAGGAAAAACTAAGAAAAATGAATTTGTTATTGTATCGGCTCATCATGATCATTTAGGTGTTAAAAAAAGTGGAGATGGTGATCGCATATTTAACGGTGCTAATGATGATGCTTCTGGTGTAGTTGGTGTTTTAACTTTAGCTGAATATTTTGCAAAAAGTGATACTAACGAACGTAGTATTTTATTTGTTTGTTTTACAGCTGAAGAAATGGGGTTAATAGGGTCTACATACTTTGGTAAAGGAATTGACCCAACTAAATTTGTTGCTGGAATTAACTTAGAATTAATAGGAAAAGAACCAAAAACTGGTCCAAAAACTGCTTGGTTAACTGGTTTTGATCGCTCTAACTTTGGTAAGATCATTCAAAAAAACCTTGAAGGAACTGACTATAAATTATTTCCTGACCCGTATCTAAAGTTTAACCTGTTTTTTAGATCAGATAATGCGTCCTTAGCTCGCTTAGGAGTTCCATCACATACCTTTTCAACAACTCCTATTGATATAGATCCAGATTATCATAAGGTTTCAGATGAAGCAGAAACTTTAAATGTTGGGGTTCTAACAGAAACTGTTAAAGCAGTAGCAAAAGGTACTGAAAGCATTATTAATGGTAAAGATACACCTACAAGAGTTGTTATAAAAGAATAG
- a CDS encoding transglutaminase domain-containing protein has translation MKKSLITFLLFTVSTFIFSQEGVFDVKLTKVDKIIHSYNNIKSINHLVEKIDYDFETNIEKARAVYTWIALNIAYENSNVLFSPEFLIYQNKESLKRLKDYKNRQTIVEAFETKKAVCLGYALLFNKVCNALKIKNELIYGYTRSSVEQIGKIVSNKNHVWNAVYVENEWKLIDLTYGAGYNYRGVWQKYLDVSFFDVNKDKLRLTHFPSKVFWRKYLKQKPLKEFCNDPFFHDSFLTSNIEIITPKLGEIKVKKREKLYLKLKGIDKKASILYTYSNDKYLRVPHVKNTNSTSRIYFKKPKENTNLNIYVNNELVMQYKVLVE, from the coding sequence ATGAAAAAATCACTAATTACTTTTTTACTTTTCACCGTATCAACATTTATCTTTTCGCAAGAGGGGGTATTTGACGTAAAACTTACTAAGGTTGATAAAATTATTCACTCATATAACAATATAAAATCTATAAATCATTTAGTTGAAAAAATAGATTACGATTTTGAAACTAATATAGAGAAGGCAAGGGCAGTATATACTTGGATAGCCTTAAACATAGCCTATGAAAATTCAAATGTATTATTTTCTCCTGAATTTTTGATTTATCAGAATAAAGAAAGCCTTAAAAGACTAAAGGACTATAAAAATAGGCAAACCATAGTAGAAGCATTTGAAACGAAAAAAGCAGTATGCTTAGGATATGCATTATTGTTTAATAAGGTTTGTAATGCCCTTAAAATTAAAAATGAATTAATTTATGGATATACTAGATCATCCGTAGAACAAATTGGTAAGATAGTTTCTAATAAAAACCATGTTTGGAATGCGGTGTATGTAGAAAATGAATGGAAACTTATTGATTTAACATATGGAGCAGGGTATAATTATAGAGGTGTTTGGCAAAAATATTTAGATGTAAGTTTTTTTGATGTGAATAAAGATAAACTTAGATTAACTCACTTTCCTTCTAAAGTTTTTTGGAGAAAGTATTTAAAACAAAAGCCTTTAAAAGAGTTTTGTAATGATCCTTTTTTTCATGACTCTTTTTTAACATCAAATATTGAAATCATCACTCCAAAATTAGGAGAGATTAAAGTTAAAAAAAGAGAAAAACTATATTTAAAACTTAAAGGAATAGATAAAAAGGCTTCAATACTATACACGTATTCTAATGATAAATATCTAAGAGTTCCTCATGTTAAGAATACTAATTCTACAAGTCGAATTTATTTTAAAAAGCCTAAAGAAAATACCAACTTAAATATTTATGTAAATAATGAGCTAGTAATGCAATACAAAGTATTAGTAGAATAA
- the kdsA gene encoding 3-deoxy-8-phosphooctulonate synthase: MHLSDIPNIKHSNSNNFFLLAGPCAIEGEDMALRIAEKVISITDKLEIPYIFKGSFKKANRSRVDSFTGIGDEKALKILRKVSETFNVPTVTDIHEVSDAEKAAEFVDVLQIPAFLVRQTDLVVAAAKTGKVVNLKKGQFMSPEAMQHAVKKVHDSGNKNAWITDRGTMFGYQDMIVDFRGIPTMREYAPTVLDVTHSLQQPNQSSGVTGGRPDMIETIARAGVVNNVDGLFIETHFDPSNAKSDGANMLDLKYLEALLTNLIAIRKTIIKL; this comes from the coding sequence ATGCATTTATCAGATATTCCTAATATAAAACATAGTAATTCAAATAACTTTTTTCTTTTAGCTGGACCTTGTGCTATAGAAGGTGAAGATATGGCTTTAAGAATTGCTGAAAAAGTAATTTCCATAACTGACAAGTTAGAGATACCTTATATATTTAAAGGGAGTTTTAAAAAGGCGAATAGGAGTAGAGTTGATAGTTTTACTGGAATAGGAGATGAGAAAGCATTAAAAATTTTACGTAAAGTTTCTGAAACATTTAATGTACCTACTGTTACCGATATTCACGAAGTATCTGATGCCGAAAAAGCAGCAGAGTTTGTTGATGTTTTACAAATACCTGCATTTTTAGTGCGACAAACAGATTTAGTGGTAGCTGCTGCAAAAACTGGTAAAGTTGTAAATCTTAAAAAGGGGCAATTTATGAGCCCAGAAGCAATGCAACATGCAGTAAAAAAAGTTCACGATTCTGGAAATAAGAACGCTTGGATAACTGATAGAGGTACTATGTTCGGTTATCAAGATATGATAGTTGATTTTAGAGGGATACCTACAATGAGAGAATATGCACCTACCGTATTAGATGTTACACATTCTTTGCAACAACCAAATCAATCAAGTGGAGTAACTGGTGGTAGACCTGATATGATTGAAACAATAGCAAGAGCAGGTGTTGTAAATAATGTAGATGGGCTTTTTATTGAAACTCATTTTGACCCTTCAAATGCTAAAAGTGATGGTGCAAATATGTTAGATTTAAAATATTTAGAGGCATTATTAACTAATTTAATTGCTATTAGAAAAACAATTATTAAATTGTAG